The Algoriphagus sp. TR-M9 genome has a window encoding:
- a CDS encoding cytochrome C oxidase subunit IV family protein, with product MDIQENKSTLTVVPKNNQKIKKIWKTALILLLITAAEFVMAFTMPRGIILYLLFMGLTVWKAKYIMMEFMHLGDEVKPLIYSILVPCVFLFWLIIVLIKEGSDIFNLRWF from the coding sequence ATGGATATTCAAGAAAATAAATCTACGCTCACGGTTGTCCCTAAGAACAACCAGAAGATCAAGAAAATCTGGAAGACAGCTCTAATTCTCCTTTTGATTACAGCTGCTGAGTTTGTGATGGCATTTACCATGCCTAGGGGGATAATACTTTACCTGCTGTTTATGGGGTTAACTGTATGGAAAGCAAAATATATCATGATGGAGTTCATGCACCTTGGTGACGAGGTGAAGCCTTTGATTTATTCCATTTTGGTTCCTTGTGTATTTCTGTTCTGGCTGATCATTGTCTTGATCAAAGAAGGTTCAGACATATTTAACCTCCGCTGGTTTTAA
- a CDS encoding SCO family protein, with the protein MRSLRLLQGMVLVCILLIPVLIFMFLRGFGTNSYDLPIYYEQGMDNPFQECPPTDTTQHYIPEFSFTNQEGKEVGREKMNGKITVVDFFFTSCPNICPVMSSEMERVNDMFRNEDKVQIMSISIDPEYDSPEVLKKYAEKHNAQAGKWDFLTGGLAETYQLAKCGFAIPTVDGEGIADNFVHSDKFMLIDELGRIRGYYSGTSREDVDLLILETKVLLNASK; encoded by the coding sequence ATGAGAAGTTTGAGATTACTTCAGGGTATGGTTTTAGTCTGCATCTTGCTGATTCCTGTCCTGATATTTATGTTTCTGCGTGGGTTTGGGACCAACTCCTACGACCTTCCGATTTACTATGAGCAGGGTATGGATAATCCTTTTCAGGAATGTCCTCCTACAGATACCACCCAACATTATATCCCTGAATTCAGTTTTACCAATCAGGAAGGCAAGGAAGTGGGAAGAGAGAAAATGAACGGTAAAATTACCGTTGTAGACTTCTTTTTTACTTCATGTCCAAATATCTGCCCGGTGATGTCCTCAGAAATGGAGCGTGTCAACGACATGTTTAGAAATGAAGATAAAGTGCAGATCATGTCTATCAGTATAGATCCAGAGTATGATAGTCCAGAGGTGCTTAAAAAATATGCAGAAAAGCATAATGCCCAGGCGGGGAAGTGGGACTTTCTTACTGGGGGATTGGCAGAGACCTATCAGCTGGCAAAATGTGGATTTGCTATCCCCACAGTCGATGGTGAAGGGATCGCAGATAATTTTGTGCATAGTGATAAGTTTATGTTGATCGATGAACTAGGGCGTATCCGTGGCTATTATAGCGGTACCTCCAGAGAGGATGTTGACTTATTGATATTAGAAACTAAAGTGCTACTCAATGCAAGCAAATAA